One segment of Panicum virgatum strain AP13 chromosome 3K, P.virgatum_v5, whole genome shotgun sequence DNA contains the following:
- the LOC120697943 gene encoding serine/threonine-protein kinase STN7, chloroplastic-like — translation MAASGLGLSTSFLPLHDTLLRRRRRRPASPAAASFRPVTAELGGVATALGRQLVEAVGVGLPCTVMQCGDVIYRSTLPHNDGLTITPPGAALALAAVSYLWATPGVAPGFFDMFVLAFAERLFRPTFRKDDFVLGKKLGEGAFGVVCKASLANPEAAEKQGDVVVKKAAEYGAVEIWMNERVRRACASSCADFLYGFRESKAKGKGAEEYCLIWRFEGEDTLYDLMQSKEFPYNVETKILGDVQDLPKGIARENKIIQTVMRQLLFALDGLHSTGIVHRDIKPQNVIFSEGSRTFKIIDLGAAADLRVGINYIPKEFLLDPRYAAPEQYIMSTQTPSAPSVPVATTLSPVLWQLNLPDRFDIYSLGLIFLQMAFPSLRTDSSLIQFNRQLKRCDYDLQAWRNLVEPRASAELRRGFDIMDLDNGIGWELLTSMVWYKARQRISAKAALAHPYFNREGLLGLSVMQNVQLQLFRATQKDYSEAARWVVGLMARSGTEDVGGFTEAQLQELREIKPKKGSAQRNVLASVLRVQRKIVTTIKESMDELTSQNKSIWWSRWIPRE, via the exons ATGGCCGCTAGTGGCCTTGGCCTCTccacctccttcctccccctccACGACACgctgctccggcgccggcgccgtcggccggcgagccccgccgccgcgtcgttccggccggtgacggcggagctcggcggcgtcgcGACGGCGCTGGGGCGGCAGCTGGTGGAGGCGGTGGGCGTGGGGCTCCCCTGCACCGTCATGCAGTGCGGCGACGTCATCTACCGCAGCACGCTGCCCCACAACGACGGGCTCACCATCACGCCCCCCGGCGCCGCGCTCGCTCTCGCCGCCGTGTCGTACCTCTGGGCGACCCCCGGCGTGGCGCCGGGGTTCTTCGACATGTTCGTGCTCGCCTTCGCCGAGCGCCTCTTCCGCCCTACCTTCCGCAAG GACGACTTCGTGCTCGGGAAGAAGCTTGGGGAGGGCGCGTTCGGGGTTGTGTGCAAGGCGTCACTCGCGAACCCCGAAGCCGCGGAGAAG CAAGGGGATGTGGTTGTGAAGAAGGCAGCTGAGTATGGTGCAGTTGAGATTTGGATGAATGAGCGTGTCAGGAGGGCTTGTGCTAGTAGCTGTGCGGATTTTCTTTATGGATTTCGCGAG AGCAAAGCGAAAGGGAAGGGGGCTGAAGAATATTGTCTTATTTGGCGTTTTGAAGGCGAGGATACATTGTATGATCTCATGCAAAGCAAGGAATTCCCTTACAAT GTGGAGACGAAGATTCTTGGTGATGTCCAGGACTTGCCAAAGGGAATAGCAAGAGAGAATAAGATCATTCAAACAGTAATGAGACAACTCTTATTTGCTCTTGATGGACTTCATTCGACGGGGATTGTTCACAGAGACATAAAACCTCAAAACGTGATATTTTCAGAGG GATCAAGAACCTTCAAAATTATCGATCTTGGAGCAGCAGCTGACTTAAGAGTAGGCATCAACTACATTCCCAAAGAGTTCCTTTTGGATCCAAG GTATGCCGCACCAGAGCAATATATCATGAGCACACAAACACCATCCGCTCCTTCTgttccagttgcaacaactttgTCTCCAGTCCTGTGGCAG TTGAATCTTCCTGACAGATTTGACATATATAGCTTGGGCCTCATATTCTTACAGATG GCATTTCCTTCTTTACGAACTGACAGCAGCCTTATACAATTCAACCGCCAACTGAAGAGGTGCGATTACGACTTACAAGCTTGGAGGAATCTGGTGGAGCCACGAGCGAGTGCTGAGCTTCGGAGGGGCTTTGACATAATGGATCTTGACAATGGCATTGGATGGGAACTCCTCACATCGATGGTCTGGTACAAAGCGCGGCAAAGGATTAGTGCTAAGGCCGCATTGGCACACCCATACTTCAACCGTGAAGGGCTTCTTGGCCTCTCTGTCATGCAAAACGTACAACTGCAACTGTTCCGGGCAACCCAGAAGGACTACAGTGAAGCAGCTCGATGGGTTGTCGGCCTCATGGCAAGGTCAGGAACTGAAGATGTGGGAGGCTTTACAGAAGCACAGCTTCAAGAGCTTAGG GAAATAAAGCCAAAGAAAGGCAGCGCCCAGCGGAATGTGCTGGCCTCCGTGCTGCGCGTGCAGAGGAAGATCGTGACAACGATCAAAGAGAGCATGGACGAGCTCACCAGCCAGAACAAAAGCATCTGGTGGAGCCGTTGGATACCGAGGGAGTAG